GTGAACGGCAGGCCGAAACACTCGGTGTACTGGGTCGCGAACACCCGGGCCAGGTCGGCTTCGGCGCGCACGTCGGCAAACACCACCGCGAAGCGGTCGGCGCTGACACGGGCGATCTGGGCATGATCGCCGACACAGTCGAGCAGCCGCTCGGCCACCCGCTTGAGCAGCGCATCGCCGGCGTGGCGGCCGAGCGTGTCGTTGATCATCTTGAAGCGCACCAGGTCGACCAGCGCGACCGCCACCTTCTGGCGCACCGCGCAGGCGGCCTCGACGTGGCGCTCGAGCCGCTCGTGGAACAGCGTGCTGTTGGCCAGGCCGGTGAGCAGGTCGTAGTAGGCCAGGTGCACCAGCCGCTCCTGCTGGGCGATGTGCTCGAGCGCGAACGACATGTCGCCGGCCAGCTCGCGCAGCAGCTTCATCTCATCGGCGTCGAAGAAGCCGGGCGCGTCGGCATGCAGCGACATCACCGCCACGCACTGGCCCGACACCACCAGCGGCAGCCAGACCAGCGCGCCCGAACCGCAGCCGCGTGCCGCAGCCGCGAAACGCAGGCCCGCCGCCTTCGAGAGGTCGTTGAGCACCAGCGGCTCGTGGCTGTGCAGCGCCCGGGCATAGAGCGAATCGGGCGCCAGCGGCTCGGCGGCCAGCTCGGCACGCAGCTGCGCCATGTAGCCGTCGTCGGGGCCGGCGCTGACGCTCACGCGCAGGCCGTCGGGCTCGACCATGCCGACCCAGGCGCGGCGGAACCGGCCTTCCTCGACGGCGATGCGGCAGGCCTCGTGCATCAGCTCGTCGCGGTCGCGCACGCGCACGATCAGCGAGTTGATGTCGCTCAGCACGGTGGCCACGCGGGCCAGCCGGCGGATGTGATCTTCGGCCTGCACGCGTGCGGTGATGTCGCGCAGGATGACGACGTAGAGCGGATCGCCGTCGGTGGCGATCATCGAGATCGAGGCATCGATCGGGAACGCCTCGCCGCTGCGGCGCAGCCCGGTCACGGTGCGCGCCACGCCCCCCATCGAGCGCGGCCGGCCCCCCCCGGAACCGAAGGCGCGCACGGCGCTGTCGTGCGTGCCGCGATGGTCCTCGGGCAGCAGGCGGTCGAGCGGCTGGCCGAGCATCTCGGCCGTGCGGTAGCCGAACATCTGCGCCGCCGCCGGGTTGAACAGCACGATGCGCAGCGCGTTGTCGACCGCCACGATGCCGTCCATCGCCGACTCGACCAGCCCGGCCAGCCGCGCCTCGCTCTGGCGCAGCTGCGCCTCGCCGCGCTGGCGTTCGGCGATCTCGACCCGCAGGTCGGCCAGGTGCCGCTGCACGCGGGCGTAGAGGCTGCCGTTCTCGAAGATGCGCCCGGCCTGCGCGGCGTGCGTGACGAGCAGCGCCTCGTCGTCGGCGCTGAAGCCGGGCTCGCCGAGCTTGTCGATCAGCAGCAGCCAGCCGTAGACATGCTCCAGCGACGCCACCGGCACGATCAGCCCGCTGGCCAGCGGCGGCAGGCCGGCGCCGAGCTCGACCGGGGCATCAGCCGGGCCCGCCGGCCCGAAGCGCTGCGGGCGGCGCTCGATCAGCGTCGACTGCGCCACCGGCACCATGAACGGCAAGGCCCGCGCGGCCTCGGCCTGCTCCGCATCGAGGCCCCAGACGCTGCGGTGCAGGTCGGCGCCGTTGCGCGGATCCTTGACGCACAGCACCGCCGCGCGCGCGCCCAGCAGCTCGCGGGCGCCGCGGCAGAGCCGGTCGAGCAGGGTGTGCGGGTCGCGTTCGGAAGCCAGCAGCAGGCTCATCTGGTTGAGCGCCGACAGCCGCTGGTTGGCGACCTCCAGCTCGGCCACCTTGGCCAGCAGCTTGTCGCTCACCACCCGCAGGTGCTCGGCGCTGAAGTCGTCGGCCCGCGGCTGCGGCAGCGTCACCACCCGGCCGGCGGCGGCCGGGGCCACCTGCGCCAGCGCCTGCGCCACGGTCTCCAGGATCAGCTCGGGCTCGGTCGGCTTGGTCAGCACCCGCGTCACGCCGCAGGCCAGCGCCAGCTTGCGGGCCTCGCGCTCCAGGAAGGTGGCGGTCCAGAAGATCACCTCGGTGTGCGCGATGCCGGTCTCGTTGCGCAGCCGGCGCACGAACTCGTAGCCGTCCATGGTCGGCATCAGCAGGTCGCACACCACCAGGTCGGGCCGCTGGGCCTGCGCGATCAGCAGCCCCTGGGCGCCGTCGCCGGCCTCGCAGGCCTCGTGGCCGGCATAGCGCAGCAGCGTCACGACCAGGGCGCGGTTGTCGGATTCGTCGTCGATGACCAGTACACGAGCCATGAATGTCGGCGCGGTCGCGCTCAGGGAACGGCCGGCGGCACGGCGCGCAGAAAGGATTCGATCTGGCCGATGAACAGCTCGGGCTCGATCGGCTTGGTCAGGTAGCCGTCGAAGCCGGCCAGGCTGACGCGCTCGCGGTCGTCGGCCATCGAGAACGCGGTGACCGCGACCACCGGGATGTCACGGGTGCCGGGGTCGGCGCGCAGCGCCTGCAGCACGCCGTAGCCGTCGAGCCGCGGCATCTGCAGGTCGCAGACCACCAGGTCGGGCAGCGCCATGCGCGCGGCCTGCACGCCGTCGACGCCGTCGCGCGCCAGCAGCACCCGATGGCCGGCGCTGGCGAGCAG
This portion of the Leptothrix cholodnii SP-6 genome encodes:
- a CDS encoding response regulator encodes the protein MAACILVIEDNEANLALVQYLLASAGHRVLLARDGVDGVQAARMALPDLVVCDLQMPRLDGYGVLQALRADPGTRDIPVVAVTAFSMADDRERVSLAGFDGYLTKPIEPELFIGQIESFLRAVPPAVP
- a CDS encoding EAL domain-containing protein codes for the protein MARVLVIDDESDNRALVVTLLRYAGHEACEAGDGAQGLLIAQAQRPDLVVCDLLMPTMDGYEFVRRLRNETGIAHTEVIFWTATFLEREARKLALACGVTRVLTKPTEPELILETVAQALAQVAPAAAGRVVTLPQPRADDFSAEHLRVVSDKLLAKVAELEVANQRLSALNQMSLLLASERDPHTLLDRLCRGARELLGARAAVLCVKDPRNGADLHRSVWGLDAEQAEAARALPFMVPVAQSTLIERRPQRFGPAGPADAPVELGAGLPPLASGLIVPVASLEHVYGWLLLIDKLGEPGFSADDEALLVTHAAQAGRIFENGSLYARVQRHLADLRVEIAERQRGEAQLRQSEARLAGLVESAMDGIVAVDNALRIVLFNPAAAQMFGYRTAEMLGQPLDRLLPEDHRGTHDSAVRAFGSGGGRPRSMGGVARTVTGLRRSGEAFPIDASISMIATDGDPLYVVILRDITARVQAEDHIRRLARVATVLSDINSLIVRVRDRDELMHEACRIAVEEGRFRRAWVGMVEPDGLRVSVSAGPDDGYMAQLRAELAAEPLAPDSLYARALHSHEPLVLNDLSKAAGLRFAAAARGCGSGALVWLPLVVSGQCVAVMSLHADAPGFFDADEMKLLRELAGDMSFALEHIAQQERLVHLAYYDLLTGLANSTLFHERLERHVEAACAVRQKVAVALVDLVRFKMINDTLGRHAGDALLKRVAERLLDCVGDHAQIARVSADRFAVVFADVRAEADLARVFATQYTECFGLPFTIDSQDLLVSAKVGIALYPDDGGNAETLFRNAEAAVKNAKSAADTVLFYNPRMSATVAETLAIENRLRQALEQGQFVLHYQPKVDLDSRRIVSVEALLRWQSPELGLVPPLKFIPLLEETGQILAVGDWALRCAARDHKHWRELGLPAPRIAVNVSAIQLHRDDFVAALALALQEEGGQPAGIDIEITETIVMQDVEASVAKLHALRAMGVDVAIDDFGTGYSSLAYLSRLPVQLLKIDRAFVDTMLSDPNNMILVSTMISLAHSLRMKVIAEGVETEEQAKILQLLRCDQMQGYLVSRPVPREQITAMLQAAA